The region ATCCAAAGTCTAACacacgtatacgtaatatagAGATAGAGCCTTGGCAGGCTGGCAGGTAACCACTATGGGAGCATGGGAGCCGTCTGCATTCAATGGTCAAAGGTCATTTGCATTTTGCCATCGTCAGCTTGTTTTGCTTTGAGCCAAACAAGCATAAACGCTTGCCCAGCTGGTGTCGAAGTTCGAGCCAAAGATACAAATACAGACTCCAGATAGCGGAGccacagatacaaatacaccGACTGATTAAATGGCCCTGATTGCAACAAAATATTAGCAGAGAACACAATGGGCTGATGGAAAAACAGTCAGTTAAATAAGTAAAAGTGTTTGCATTGACCTAAAAAATCACATAATTAATGGCCAAAATATTTACACGGTTAATTAATTGCTAGAAAGCTGCGTAAATTAAGTTACGATTTAAGGCCATTCATTTatgaaaattacaaaaaacttATCAagaatgaataaaaaatattcatacatAGTTTTCAGCCATGATTAATTGACAAATTGCTGAAATATGTTGCTCGCATGCCGCAGGCGAGAGGAGCTTGCCAACATTTCCAACATGTAAACACATTTCCACCATTTTCCCGAGACTCCCCGCCCACCAATCGCATTCTGTTCAAATCGCTCGTCATTAATTTCCACACATCGGAGTGGGTCTGGGTGGGATCTGGTGGATGCAGGATGGAGGATGGAGGACAATGGATGGAGGGAAGCACTTGAAACTGTGCTCCAAAGCCCCTGATGCTGTGCTTATCCACTGCAGTGCGTCCTCAACTTTTATTGGGTCTTTTAGTTGCGTTGTTGTCCCGAGGAGGACTGGAAGGTGGTTGGGGTGTTCGGGGTTAGGAGTaagaaaaacaacaatcaACACCATTTGACGCTACAAATTAAGCTCGAAGCAAACAAATCGTGGCAAGTACCCTTGGTTTTGGCTCACAAAAACTTTCCGCTGTTTTTGGCCCATGTTGTTGGCTTGTTTTATGTGGCTCTTGTGTCTTGTCTGCTTTTCCCACTTTTCCCGCTTTTCCGCTTATTGCTCCTCCCGTAACCCCAAACCCCCAAAACCCTGAAACTCTGAAACCCCAAGACCCAAAACGAAAAACTGCCTCAAGGGCAATTTCGTGCTTTCGGTTCTTCAGAAGCATTTTCGATTGCCGATGCTCACTATTTATGGGGTAAAGTGCTTAATCAAACGCCAAATGGCAGGGGCACGCACCGACTACacggcgtatacttaattcTCGCACATCGCCTTGGGCCAAAAATTCGATTCTCCATCTGGTCTAATGAAGCCATGGCCCCAACGAAatccaatatttatttaattaacaaGTTCACCTACTTAACTATTGAGGGAAAATTTTAGTGTGAGTTTATTGTTGTAAAgagttcatttattaaaagtaataaaTGTTTTGCTAATTATTGTAATATTTCCCCTACTATTTTAGCTTTGAAAAgtttattaagaaaatatttattagagcaattttatttaatatatatatatataatttatatatgtagaaaatatgaaaaagatgaaaaccatttaaatttatttcaactttTTATACCGTGTACTGTTGGATTGCATTCCCAAccttaaaaagtttttatattCTATAAATATGGAATGTTTTGtacagtggcggatttaaggaaaaaggcccagtgggcaaaattttttcagggtacattgaagggtattttgaagggtacagcccagaaaatttgacaaaaaatcttaaaaatattatggtcccagattttgatgcagatttgtgaagaatcgatccacaaatagtttaaggtattccgttcaagaatcggatgaatatttcctaagatatggccttcgcagtgggtcatatggggctccccatgcattttgcacattttgaaggggacagccaagaaaatttgacaaaaagtcttaaaaatattttgttcccagattttgatgcagatttatggagaatcgatccacaaatcgtttaaagtattccgttcaagaatcggatgaatatttcctaagatatggccttcgcagtgggtcatatggggctccccatgcattctgcacattttgaagggcacagacaaaaaatcttaaaaatattttgttctcagattttgaagcagatttatggagaatcgatccacaaatcgtttaaagtattccgctcaagaatcggatgaatatttcctaagatatggccttcgcagtgggtcatatggggcttcccatgcattctgcacattttgaagggaacagcccagaaaatttgacaaaaaatcttaaaaattttatggtcccagattttgatgcagatttatgaagaatcgatccacaaatcgtttaaggtattccgttcaagaatcggatgaatatttcctaagatatggccttcgcagtgggtcatatggggctccccatgcattctgcacattttgaagggcaCAGCCCAgaatatttgacaaaaaatcttaaaaatattttgttcccagattttgatgcagatttatggagaatcgatccacaaatcgtttaaggtattccgttcaagaatcggatgaatatttcctaagatatggccttcgcagtgggtcatatggggctccccatgcattctgcacattttgaagggcaCAGCCCAgaatatttgacaaaaaatcttaaaaatattttgttcccagattttgatgcagatttatggagaatcgatccacaaatcgtttaaggtattccgttcaagaatcggatgaatatttcctaatatatggccttcgcagtgggtcatatggggctccccatgcattctgcacattttgaaggggacagcccagaaaatttgacaaaaaatcttaaaaatattttgttcccagattttgatgcagatttatggagaatcgattcacaaatcttttaaggtattccgttcaagaatcggatgaatatttcctaatatatggccttcgcagtgggtcatatggggctccccatgcattctgcacattttgaaggggacagcccagaaaatttgacaaaaaatcttaaaaatattttgttcccagattttgatgcagatttatggagaatcgattcacaaatcgtttaaggtattccgttcaagaatcggatgaatatttcctaagatatggccttcgcagtgggtcatatggggctccccatgcacattttgaaggggacagccaagaaaatttgacaaaaaatcttaaaaatattttgttcccagattttgatgcagatttataaagaatcgatccacaaatcgtttaaggtattccgttcaagaatcggatgaatatttcctaagatatgggctacgcagtgggtcatatggggctccccatgcattctgcacattttgaagggcaCAGCCCAgaatatttgacaaaaaatcttaaaaatattttcttcccagattttgatgcagatttatggagaatcgatccacaaatcgtttaaggtattccgttcaagaatcggatgaatatttcctaagatatggccttcgcagtgggtcatatggggctccccatgcattctgcacattttgaaggggacagcccagaaaatttgacaaaaaatcttaaaaatattttgttcccagattttgatgcagatttatggagaatcgattcacaaatcgtttaaggtattccgttcaagaatcggatgaatatttcctaagatatggccttcgcagtgggtcatatggggctccccatgcattctgcacattttgaaggggacagcccagaaaatttgacaaaaaatcttaaaaatattttgttcccagattttgatgcagatttatggagaatcgatccacaaatcgtttaaggtattccgttcaagaatcggatgaatatttcctaagatatggccttcgcagtgggtcatatggggctccccatgcattctgcacattttgaaggggacagcccagaaaatttgacaaaaaatcttaaaaatattttgttcccagattttgatgcagatttatggagaatcgatccacaaatcgtttaaggtattccgttcaagaatcggatgaatatttcctaagatatggccttcgcagtgggtcatatggggctccccatgcattctgcacattttgaaggggacagccaagaaaatttgacaaaaaatcttaaaaatattttgttcccagattttgatgcagatttataaagaatcgatccacaaatcgtttaaggtattccgttcaagaatcggatgaatatttcctaagatatgggctacgcagtgggtcatatggggctccccatgcattctgcacattttgaaggggacagcccagaaaatttgacaaaaaatcttaaaaatattttgttcccagattttgatgcagatttatggagaatcgatccacaaatcgtttaaggtattccgttcaagaatcggatgaatatttcctaagatatggccttcgcagtgggtcatatggggctccccatgcattctgcacattttgaaggggacagcccagaaaatttgacaaaaaatcttaaaaatattttgttcccagattttgatgcagatttatggagaatcgatccacaaatcgtttaaggtattccgtttaagaatcggatgaatatttcctaagatatggccttcgcagtgggtcatatggggctccccatgcattctgcacattttgaagaggacagcccagaaaatttgaaaaaaatcttaaaaaaaaatgttgttcccagattttgatgcagatttgtggaaaagaaatcgaaggtgtaactttcagcacgaggggccctgaaagccttcgtcgggggggcccagtgggcaagcgcgcctttgcccacctgttaaatccgccactggtTTTGTATGTGTAATTTTTGAAGTTTTGTATATGTTTATGGAAATTCCGACTAATCGTTCAATTTTTATTGGTGTTACCAATTTGTATTTCTTGTCCCCTATTTGCATGGTGGGTGAAAGAATATCGATTATCATATAGACGGGAAACACTACCATAGCCGTcctttctgtttttatttaaatattttgcggTCAGCTAATGCATTTTGATTGTCAATTTTGATAAATGCCTTTATTAATTCATTTAGCACTTGCCTGCAGCTatggcaataaataaaatacagcGCCACATCATAGaatatactttattttaatgcaattttttctttaattttagtttccacaatttttaaaaacgtGTGTAACTGAATGCATCGGTGGaaaaataattgcatttttgTGATTCTATTTGTTGGTCGTTTTGTTGCAGTCgcgtttaatttatttatttggcaggcgcattttgtttttgggcaTTCGGGGTATAGTGTTTCGTGACGGCACGTGTTTAATCCTAGTAAGTATGCGCCCCGCCAGGAAACTGGGCTACAGGACCTCCTCTACCTTCTACCCCCCCTAACACAGCCAGCCAGCTTCCCCGTTTGTTGGTCGATGTCCTTTCTTGGCAACACGGTTGTcataaaatgttaaatataaatttatggCAGACTGCGCGCCGGTGGCATACTAAGCACCGCATCACCAGATACGGAGGTGGAGCTGGGGTCCGGGCCACAGACGGAGGCAAAGTCGGTGCCGTAGTCCATGGTTGCCCCTGCTGGTTGGCTAAGCACATTAGCAAAATGAAGCTGTTTCGATTACGATTACTTTGCTCAGAGATTTGCGGTTGTGTTGCATTTGAAGATATCAAGCTGTCAGCATTCCAGACACTAAAACAAGGCAGCACTCAGGACCCTCTGTGAAATGGCTCCGATTGGTGGGTGAGAAAAGTGATTTACACAAAATGCAATTTCACAAAATGTTGTTGAATATTAAACAGTTTTAATTTCGCTATTATCTCCATTATCCGTACCATCGATAATTTGATTAAGGTGATAATTGTTAAAATGCAATATGCTGCGGATTATGGAGATTTGTCAAAAGAACACTTAATTGATTtatccattttattttaacgtgattcaaaattgtttaaataattagtTTATGATAAAACACATCAAATTTTACCCATAGGAGGCTTTATATCTCCCTCGATGCTCCTTTCTAGTGACAGTTTCACCCTCAAATACATAACAAATTCCTAGCGTCTCTATATAgtactttatatattttgtaattattagAAAAAATTATCATTGGCTTTAATGGCAGAACGCTATGATCGCGCCGTTACCATTTACTCACCGGATGGCCACCTGCTGCAGGTGGAATACGCACAGGAGGCCGTTCGAAAAGGATCCACTGTGGTGGGATTGCGCACCAAAAACGCCATCGTATTGGGCCTGGAGAAGAAGTCCACGAGCGATCTGCAAGAGGAGCGATTCAACCGCAAGATTTACATGATTGACGACCATGTGGTGATGACCTTTGCGGGTCTCACGGCTGATGCCCGTATCCTGGCCCACATGGTTCAGAAGGAAGCCCAGAGCCATGCCATGAATTTTGAGAGGCCCGTTTCCATAGAGTATATTGCACGGTAAAAGAAAACCTTTTTTCAGTGTCGTGACTTTGCAAACTAATTAAGCATGTCACTTTCTTTGACCAGCTATATAGCCAAAGTGAAGCAGACATACACGCAGAGCAATGGACGACGTCCTTTCGGGTTGTCCTGCCTGGTTGGTGGCTTTGACGAAAACGGCACATCGCACCTGTTCCAAACGGAGCCGTCGGGCATCTTTTACGAGTGGACGGCAAACAGCACCGGACGGTCCGCCCACTCGGTTAGGGAGTATTTGGAGAAGCACGTCGACGACATTCCGGCCACCGCCGATGAGCCTACGGCGATCAAGTACATGGTCCGCACCCTGATGACGGTCTCCAATCTGAACCAGAACCAAATGGATGTGGCGGTGCTGAAATTCAAGGAGCCACTGCGAATGATTGATCGCAGTGTCCTGACCGATCTGGTGAAGGTTATTCGAAAGGAACTGGACGAGGAGGCCAAACAGCGCGCACGTATTAGTATTTCCTAATTCCGGAGATGGCCAGCGGCCAGATTctgtttattttgttattttgaatCAAGAGTTGATAACCAATTGCATGTCTTGCTTTGTTGGGCCTGTTTTTTCGGCATTTCAATTTTCAGGCAGGCGGCCAGATGGGGAAAAGTAAtcaggaggaaaagtgtgtaAAGCGCGCAAATCACTTGATTTGTCTCGAGGGCGTATTTTGGTTACTTTATATCCTGGACGATGAGTGCCGAGACCCAGCCAATCAAGTTAAAAACTTTTAAGTGAAAATGGGAATtgaatttgataaaaaaaatgagtaAAAGTACGAATGAAacacgtaaaaaaaaaaaaccatagcGGAAGAGTTCTGTTAAAATAAAGCCCTGAAATATATTGTTTTGTGAAAATACCCCCAGTTTTTTTGAGTGCCTTGCCTGCTGTTAGTCCCATTTAGCCATTCCCGAACCTGCCAACACCTTTGGCTCCCCAGGCTGTCATCTCACAGGCCAAGCAAAGTTTTCAAGCTGCCCaatttttgggaaatcgaGTGCTTCAATCAAAAGAAGGCCTCGGGGCTGAGAGGTGTGGTCTAGGTCGGCAGTTTTATTTGGTATGGCCAGTGGTATGGTAGTATAACATTTAACCCTTCAAAGAAGTCATGCCAGCTCGAATAACTTCGTCTGTGAGGAGGAGATGGCCTGCAATTACGGAGCAGGAGTTTAACATCTGCTTGCAGACACAATAGTTGTCAAGGATACCAGCTGACAATGGGTCCATGGGCTCTCCCGTTGCTATGTCAAGGCCGACCGGAGGAGACATCTGCCCTTCTGCCGTATCCGGGTCCTCGTCTTTGTCTTTCGCGGCGCGTTGGGCCTCTGTCAGCTTGACAATTGTCTCCTGGACATCAAAGCCACTGTTGACGGCCAAAGTTTTAGGGATAACCAGCAAGGACTCGGCGAAGAGTTGCACCCCCAATTGGGGCTTTCCCTTGACCGAGTGCTTGAACTTTAGAAGCTCGGAGTGGGCCTTGAGCTCAAAGGCTCCAGCCCCAGGCACCACACAGGCGTCCTTGATGGTATTCAGAATGGCATGGAGACCGTCGCGTACGGCATCCTTGACAGCAGCGATTTCATGACGAGCCTGCCCACGTATGAGTATTGTGACCGAAGTGGGATTCCGGCAGCCCTCGACAAAGGTGTATTTCGTCTCGGTTAGATGCTCTTCGCGTATGTTGGCAGCATATCCCAAGTGCTCCTCCTTCAGATCTTCCAGAGAATGCAGTGCCTCGCCGCCACAAGCACGCACCAAACGCTCCATATTACGGCGCTTGGCGCGTCTTAGGGCCAGGATGCCTTCGGCGGCTAAAAGCTCCAGTGAGGGCACATCGATACCCTTCTGGTTGATGACAACAAATCCTTTCTTGCTGTCCCCACAGACTTTCTTCTTCAGGTCTATTATTTTCTGGATGCGCAGATCTATGAAGCGATGTTCCTCGTCCACAAACTTCTCCCTTTCCTCGCcagttttgtaaaaaaaactgGAATTTACTGAAGTCTTTTCCAGTTCCAAGGAGACGTTGCACGTCAGGATGTAGGCATCGCGGACCAGTTTCGGCATATTTGGATGACGGCCACCATGATCAAGCACCAATCCCGAAATAAGTTGGGTATCCAGGTTGGTGTGTTGCTGCATTTCCATCATTTCGATCATGTTAAGATCCAGAAGATCATTTCCCTCTCCTCTGATGGCCAGGACGGCATCCACACAGATATCCGTCAGCAAGTCAGCCATTCCCGGCTCCAATTTGGTTGCCAAACTGGTCTTGGCCACCGGAATCAAAGCTTTGCGTTCAACGGGAATAGAGACCTTCATGGAGTCGAGAACTTCTAAAGCCCTGTCTTTGGACATCATTATTCCCTCCACCAGCTGGCGAGGATGGAGTCCCTCGGAAATAAGAAGATCCGCCTGTTTCAGAATCTCACCAATCAGAATCACCGTCGAAGTCGTGCCATCTCCCATTGAATCGTCGTGGGCAGTGCTGGCCCTGGCTATCATCGCCGCCGTGGGATGGCGGATGTTCATCTCGTGAAGCAGGACATTGCCGTCCTTGGTGATCTTGATGTCGCCAGCGGGAGACACAAGCATCTTTGTGGTGCCCTTAGGTCCGAGATTGGAGGCCATGAGCTTTTGCAGGGAAGTGGCGCCCGAAATATTT is a window of Drosophila bipectinata strain 14024-0381.07 chromosome 2R, DbipHiC1v2, whole genome shotgun sequence DNA encoding:
- the Prosalpha4T2 gene encoding proteasome subunit alpha type-7-1B, translated to MAERYDRAVTIYSPDGHLLQVEYAQEAVRKGSTVVGLRTKNAIVLGLEKKSTSDLQEERFNRKIYMIDDHVVMTFAGLTADARILAHMVQKEAQSHAMNFERPVSIEYIARYIAKVKQTYTQSNGRRPFGLSCLVGGFDENGTSHLFQTEPSGIFYEWTANSTGRSAHSVREYLEKHVDDIPATADEPTAIKYMVRTLMTVSNLNQNQMDVAVLKFKEPLRMIDRSVLTDLVKVIRKELDEEAKQRARISIS